The Acanthochromis polyacanthus isolate Apoly-LR-REF ecotype Palm Island chromosome 16, KAUST_Apoly_ChrSc, whole genome shotgun sequence genome segment TAAATGGAAGGCAGCTCTTTTCAGTATATTCAGCTACACCTGTGTGTATTCTCAAACGACAAGACAAAATGTCTGCCGTGCAAAATGCGAGAATCTGAATgtatcaaattaaacagaaataacaCCCTGTAAATTCTGGGTAAAGAAAGATTGCAAAGAAAGACTCAGCTAAACTGCCCAGATGTGATCATCTAGCTAAAAAAATGTGAGCTTCTGGAAGATTTACAAGAACATTtaccaaaaaacaaagagatgaGTGCAGCAGAGAACATTTTTTCAAAGGAAATAAGTAACGTTTTAGTTGAagttcacacaaaaacacagaactaGACGTAAGCAATCAGGAGGTGAGCTAGAAAACTTTAGATGATCGTGAAATGTGGTATTTAGTAACCCCTGTGGATAGCAGGCAGATTTGGATGTTGTGTTGACATTTATAGGTGTAAAATGAGTCTCTTTTAATTTTTGTACAACTGGCAGTAGACTGAGTGTGCAACCAGCCCCAGGAGGGTGTTGGAATAGGATTGGGGTAAATATCAGCTCTTGATAAAGGAGGGAACCTTTAAAAGCTCTACAAGTGGTCCAATCCATCAGTGACATGTGAGCCAGAGGTGGAGATATTCACACCCAGAGTGCTGCGATATTCCCCAGCCATCCTACCAAACTCCACCTCCCAAGCTCAACGAAACGGTTTTGGAGTTTATTGTTCTTTCACTGCAACAGTTGAAGCTAAAGCGCACACACTCAGCAGTACACACACCAGTAGATGAGGTTAAACAGGATGTAGGCGCCGGGGAAGATCATGCGAGAGTACGTGTCGATGGCGTGGGTGTTCTGGATGATCCGGAAGCCACGGAGGCCCTTCTTTTTGGCCCCTGTAGACTCGTTGTCCAGGGACAGATGCACCACCATCCGCTCCGGTTTTTCCGAGGCATCCTCGGCCGCCATGGAGGCTCTGGTGTACCCTGCCAGGCTGTTGGCGTCCGCCTCGCTGTACGTCCCGTCCAGCATCATGGTCTTGGTGTGAGTCATGCCGCAGGTGCAGGGGAGGTTCTGGGACTGGatcaaaaagagagaaagggtCAAGagtaaatgtaaaatttttAGCACCATTCGGTGTAACTTCTGAACTGCTCTCCGTACCTGTTCCCGGACTTTTTCTCTGAGCTTGCGGTCTTTACCGTCCCTCACCGTTGTCAGGTAGTTGACGGCAGCGTATTCGAGCACGGACaagaagacaaagacaaaactgaCCCAGAGGTAAATATCCACAGCTTTGATGTAGGAGACCCTGGGCATGGAGGCGTTGACTCCGGTGATGATGGTGGACATGGTGAGCACCGTAGTTATACCTGAagcacacagaaaataaaaccttGGATTAGCAGAGCAGTCCATGAGTCACACAATTTCATCTCTGTCAAGCACAGATGCCTCACAGATCTTTTGGCGGCTTctaatgctgtttttgtgttgtttttgtcaagtCTGAAATATGCATATAAAGACTATATATAAAGATAAACCACAAACTGACACTACAGGTAAGTAGAAGAAGTCTTCTCTTGGAATGAGAGACCTTGAAGAGTCTCCAATACAGCACAAGAAGCTTTTCAAATAGAAGGTTTAGTCACCACCTAGGAACTAGAAGCTGAATATACTACATGAAAGCAGCATACCAACTCTGAGTCAGGTCTCAAACAGCCTCAGTTCTTAGTGTCGTAACTTCTAAAAGATTTCTGAAATATTCCTTTGAGATTCTGCTGATTCATTAcatcatttctgcacatttctttgCCGCACATTCACACTGCTGATCTCTGCTCTATCCCATCCTCCTGGATTTAGATCAGGTGACTGGCAGAGACCACTGACGTCCACTTAATTCACTTTAATGTTCATGACACCAGTTTGATGTAACTTTGAgcttgtcacattttgtgttaACTGCTAGAAGTCACCATTATAGGGTGGCAAACTGAGGCAATAGAGGGACCCACATGgatagcaacaatactcagacTGGCTGTGGTGTTCAAACCATAATTGTCGGCATTCAGGAGCCTAAAGCGTGCCAAGAAAACATTCCAAATGCCATTACACCAGCAGCTACAGCCTGGATTGTTGATACAAAGCAGGTTGGGCCCATGAATTCAAGCTGTTTATGCCAAACTATAAGCCTACCATCTGCAGCCTCAGCAGAAATTGAGATTTATCAGATGAGACTATGTTTTCCTTCTTCAATAGTCCAGCTTTGGGGAGCTTGTGTCCACGGCAGCCTCAGATTTCTGTTCTTGGCCGAGTGAAACTGAGTCTGACGTGGTCTTCTGGGCTTGGCTTTGATCTAACTAATAGTCAGACTATGTGTTAAAGTGTAAGTGTTGCACAAAGTTTTTCACTTCCTAACTGTCTCAGTAGGATTCATTTATCACGAGTTCTGGATAAATCAAGCCtcttcagactttttttttgttaaaaaaaagggcTCCTTTCAATGCGGGAAAAATTTTTGTCCCTCCTTGAAGAATTACACAGTTAAAGAGATATTCTACTGGAAAGATTTGAAAATCTGCAGACTCAAAAGACACCCTCTTCTCATTTGTCCATAATATTATCTGCAAACCACTAAAttagaagatttatttttctcctttttgtcagaTGGTGCCACTAGTCAGAAGGATTCTTTAGTCCTAAGTAAGCCAAGGGATGACCAACATTTCTGGCTTAAACATAACTGTTTACCTTGTATCAAATAGTACGGAGGAGTCTAAACATGTTGCCATGCAACTGAACTTTGATTTTTGTTGCCCATCCATATCAAGGTTAGACATACATGAGTCTGAGCGGCTTTTCTGCAAAGCACAGCTGTAAAGAGCGGTTATCCGAGTGACTGTAGCCTTTCTGTCAGTTCAAAACAGTCGGGTCATGCTACTTGACCTGTCTAATCAAAAAGATGTTTCCATCCAGAGAATTGTGTTTAACTGATATTGTGTAAATCATAGAGAGACTGTTcagaaatactcagaccagcctGTCTGGCACCGACAGTCGTACCAGAATCAAAGTCACTAAAATCGCATCTTCTCCACATTGCATCTCCAATCCGCTGACCTGTATGTGAAGGATAATTTTGCATTGCACGTCATCGGTTGATCGATATCTGCATGAAAAAGTAGTAGTCAGTAATACTTAATCCTCACCAGTATTTTTTATCTGTAAGTTGGATTTTTCAGTCTCTTTAGGTAGTTGTCACCCACATAGCTGCCATCACACACACCAAAGCTTCATTGATTCCAACCAGGTTTGTggtgtaaattttaaaaaatagtttggGTACATGCAGAGCCCAGCCAGAGCCCAGCCAGACTGTGTATCTTTTacttatgtatgtttgtgttttgttgctcttGTGATGTCTGCTTCAGTTgaattgtgtttcatttcagttcaggagtTCTTACACTAATATTGTAAGCAATACACGTCAGGAATTATCAatagtaatttcattgtttctgtCATATTTATATCTCTAGACGACTCATGTTTTAGGAAAATATACATTGAGAGGATACGGACaggtacagaaatgtgaaacagatgaaatactaCTGGGTTCCAGCTAGACCCCAAGTGTACGGATGAAGTAGGTTTTGCCATGTATACTGATAAGGGTtaacatccatctatccattttcTCTCATCCTCATTGCGGGGGGGCTGAAGCCTATCCCGGCTGACTTGGGGCAAAGGCAGgtgacaccttggacaggtcaccagtctgtcacagggctacacatagagacaaacaagcacactcacattcacacctatgggcaatttagaatcaccacttaacatcagcatgtttttgtactgtgggaggaagccaaagaATCTAGAGAAAACCCACTcacgcacagggagaacatgcaaactccatgcagaaagatcccgggccaAATACTAATATTCAGATTGCAAATGATTTGAACAGTGGTTTAATGCTTGCCCATACTTCTGAGCTGGAAGGCACATTTTTCGACTTTAAACAGAATCAAGCCAGCTGTGAACCTCCTGTCCTTCTGCTAACCACGTCCAGACTCTACCTCTGTGCTTAACACAGACATAGGATTGATATTCATCTTCTCATTTCACTCCataaaagaaagcaaacaagcaAATTTGCTCCTTTGACAGCCTGATTCCTTTCTGGGCTTCTCCTGCGCTGACTCTCAGATCACTTTGATGTGCTTTGGAAACCCATTAAATCTGAGCAGGCAGGAGAGTCATTGTGCTGGAGATCCTCTTACCTAATGAGACTCTGGCAGGGACGGCCCTGCGGTCGATCCAGAAGGACACCCAGGACAGCATGACCATCAGCGTGGCGGGGAAGTAGgtctgcagcaggaagaagaagatgtGACGCCGCAGAGTGAAGTTGATGTACAGACGGTTG includes the following:
- the LOC110949664 gene encoding gamma-aminobutyric acid receptor subunit rho-2-like isoform X1, whose translation is MPCYARFLLLLLCLIVIVECRKHKSRKKRWSAPAETHKPGNPLAKKVSDGTKTRKVKTSHLLRIDEHDFTMRPAFAGPAVPVGVDVQVESLDSISEVDMDFTMTLYLRHYWKDERLAFPSATNKSMTFDGRLVKKIWVPDVFFVHSKRSFIHDTTTDNIMLRVFPDGHVLYSLRVTVTAACNMDFSRFPLDSQTCTLELESYAYTDEDLMLYWKSGDESLSTDDRISLSQFLIQKFHTTSRLAFYSSTGWYNRLYINFTLRRHIFFFLLQTYFPATLMVMLSWVSFWIDRRAVPARVSLGITTVLTMSTIITGVNASMPRVSYIKAVDIYLWVSFVFVFLSVLEYAAVNYLTTVRDGKDRKLREKVREQVRRAVQKLHRMVLKILHLLLTLSLFLIQSQNLPCTCGMTHTKTMMLDGTYSEADANSLAGYTRASMAAEDASEKPERMVVHLSLDNESTGAKKKGLRGFRIIQNTHAIDTYSRMIFPGAYILFNLIYWCVYC